The following are from one region of the Methanomassiliicoccales archaeon LGM-DZ1 genome:
- a CDS encoding Mur ligase family protein, which translates to MDAREAEDYIYSSYAEAAAGLKYSGRDSSKRHPELTEGIIRSLSGTPALCVTGSKGKGSVSVMISEALRSEMSVGLMTSPHLVRFTERIRADGAEIPGDDLARCIESLRPAFDEIQAGLDGGRYISPMGIQTAAALMWFRERGTEFNVLECGKGAQYDDVNNAIHTRAVINTVFAEHTRELGADAEEIAMDKCHVITADTRTAWTAPQTEKVLGILAERADRMGAELRIWGEDFSSEDAEVSESGTEFSVTVGDEDLGRFRVPLLGAFQARNCALALAAAHDILRHFDRDRIESILSSVSWPGRMDLISRDPAVIMDNCINRASCSEVRSVLRELGISGATAVIGIPDDKDFLGVAQEMAPVCRRIVLTSSDNPHYRFTDMQTSALAAAGIESERIPGSAAALASAAADGHPVVILGTTSVISEIQALREKGMLAHIIGGID; encoded by the coding sequence ATGGACGCGCGTGAAGCAGAGGATTACATCTATTCATCGTACGCCGAGGCCGCGGCCGGCCTGAAGTACAGCGGGAGGGATTCCTCGAAGAGGCATCCCGAGCTCACGGAAGGTATCATACGCAGCCTCTCCGGGACCCCCGCCCTCTGCGTGACCGGCAGCAAGGGGAAGGGATCGGTGTCCGTGATGATCAGCGAAGCGCTGCGCTCGGAGATGTCCGTCGGCCTGATGACCAGCCCGCATCTGGTCCGCTTCACAGAGAGGATCAGGGCAGACGGCGCCGAGATCCCCGGAGACGATCTGGCACGCTGCATCGAATCCCTGAGGCCGGCGTTCGATGAGATCCAGGCCGGATTGGACGGCGGCCGCTACATCAGCCCCATGGGCATCCAGACGGCGGCCGCGCTCATGTGGTTCCGCGAACGCGGGACGGAGTTCAACGTCCTGGAATGCGGCAAAGGCGCTCAGTACGACGATGTCAACAACGCAATCCACACCCGCGCGGTCATCAACACCGTGTTCGCCGAGCACACCCGCGAGCTCGGGGCCGACGCAGAGGAGATCGCCATGGACAAGTGCCATGTGATAACCGCGGACACACGCACGGCCTGGACGGCGCCCCAGACGGAGAAGGTCCTCGGAATCCTGGCGGAAAGAGCTGACAGGATGGGCGCGGAGCTCAGGATCTGGGGCGAGGATTTCTCCTCTGAGGATGCTGAGGTGTCGGAGTCCGGCACCGAGTTCTCCGTTACCGTAGGAGACGAGGACCTCGGCCGCTTCAGGGTCCCGCTCCTGGGGGCCTTCCAGGCCAGGAACTGCGCTCTGGCACTGGCGGCCGCGCACGACATACTCAGGCATTTCGACAGGGACAGGATCGAAAGCATCCTATCGTCCGTATCGTGGCCGGGCCGCATGGACCTGATCTCCCGGGACCCGGCCGTCATCATGGACAACTGCATCAACCGTGCCAGCTGCTCAGAGGTCAGGTCGGTCCTCCGCGAGCTCGGCATCTCCGGGGCAACGGCGGTCATCGGCATACCGGACGACAAGGACTTCCTGGGCGTGGCTCAGGAGATGGCGCCGGTATGCCGGAGGATAGTGCTGACATCATCCGATAATCCGCACTACCGTTTCACCGATATGCAGACCTCCGCACTGGCGGCCGCCGGCATAGAATCCGAACGCATCCCGGGGTCGGCCGCGGCGCTCGCATCTGCCGCCGCCGACGGACATCCGGTTGTGATCCTGGGCACCACATCGGTAATCTCGGAGATCCAGGCGCTCCGCGAGAAGGGGATGCTGGCACACATCATCGGCGGGATAGATTGA